The Desulfuromonas versatilis genome has a segment encoding these proteins:
- a CDS encoding PHP domain-containing protein, translating into MTYPGLPEADLHVHTLASGHAYSTIGEIAAEAARKGLKGIGMTDHGPALPGGPHPYHFAALRFVPTHLFGVRIFRGVEANIIGEGVLDLEEELLEKLDLVMAGFHEGCGFDDLGREANTRAVLALMAQPRVKVIVHPGNPNFPLDYEAVARRGLETGTALEINNSSFSVSRKGSMENCRRIIELCARLGTPISLASDAHIAQRVGEFADALQELANAGVKWEQVVNRTLVSTLAFLGLPE; encoded by the coding sequence ATGACCTATCCCGGCCTGCCGGAAGCCGACCTGCACGTGCATACCCTGGCCTCGGGCCACGCCTACAGCACCATCGGCGAGATTGCCGCCGAAGCGGCCCGCAAGGGGCTCAAGGGCATCGGCATGACCGACCACGGGCCGGCGCTGCCCGGCGGGCCCCACCCCTATCACTTCGCCGCCCTGCGCTTCGTGCCGACGCATCTTTTCGGGGTGCGGATTTTCCGGGGCGTAGAGGCGAACATCATCGGCGAGGGGGTGCTCGACCTCGAAGAGGAGCTGCTGGAAAAGCTCGATCTGGTCATGGCCGGTTTTCACGAAGGGTGCGGCTTCGACGACCTGGGGCGCGAGGCCAATACCCGAGCGGTGCTGGCGCTGATGGCGCAGCCGCGGGTCAAGGTCATCGTGCACCCGGGCAATCCCAATTTTCCTCTCGATTACGAAGCCGTCGCCCGTCGCGGCTTGGAAACCGGCACCGCCCTGGAGATCAACAACTCGTCCTTTTCCGTCAGCCGCAAGGGAAGTATGGAGAACTGCCGGCGGATCATCGAGCTCTGCGCCCGCCTCGGGACGCCGATCTCCCTGGCCAGCGACGCCCACATCGCCCAGAGGGTGGGAGAGTTCGCCGATGCGCTGCAGGAGCTTGCCAACGCCGGGGTAAAATGGGAGCAGGTGGTCAATCGCACCCTGGTCTCCACTCTGGCCTTCCTCGGGCTGCCGGAGTGA
- a CDS encoding carbonic anhydrase, with amino-acid sequence MEKLFTGIMQFRREDFESHRELFQELGRQQKPHTLFIGCSDSRVVPNLITRTHPGELFIVRNVANIVPPYRKTEEYVATTSAIEYAVQALEVDSIVVCGHSNCGGCAALNKSPEELSHLPHVRKWLEVSKEVPGRVDRLMTGDSPEEREWLTEQINVLVQMKNLLTYPYIREKYDAGKLNIYGWHYLIETGEIFNFNDEKGVFEPVA; translated from the coding sequence ATGGAAAAGCTGTTTACCGGGATCATGCAGTTCCGCCGCGAGGATTTCGAGAGCCACCGGGAGCTGTTCCAGGAGTTGGGCCGGCAGCAGAAGCCCCATACCCTGTTCATCGGCTGCTCCGACTCGCGGGTGGTGCCCAACCTGATCACCCGGACCCATCCCGGCGAGTTGTTCATCGTCCGCAACGTGGCCAATATCGTCCCGCCCTACCGCAAGACCGAGGAGTACGTGGCCACCACCTCGGCCATCGAGTATGCCGTGCAGGCCCTCGAAGTCGATTCCATCGTGGTCTGCGGCCATTCCAACTGCGGAGGTTGCGCCGCGCTGAACAAGTCGCCGGAGGAGCTCTCCCACCTGCCCCATGTGCGCAAGTGGCTGGAAGTATCCAAGGAGGTGCCGGGCCGGGTCGACCGGCTGATGACCGGCGACAGCCCGGAGGAGCGTGAATGGCTCACCGAGCAGATCAATGTGCTGGTGCAGATGAAAAACCTCCTTACCTATCCTTACATTCGTGAAAAATACGACGCCGGCAAACTCAACATCTACGGCTGGCATTACCTGATCGAAACCGGCGAGATCTTCAACTTCAACGACGAGAAGGGGGTTTTCGAGCCGGTCGCCTGA
- a CDS encoding acyl-[ACP]--phospholipid O-acyltransferase produces MLDHKEKIRSSFAWLNATQFLGVLNDNIFKLFIVFFLIDHFGAEAASRVTAIAGAVFVVPFLALSPLAGRLADRLGKRSIIVAAKAGEVAVMACGALAFILQSPLGLYAALFLMAAQSALFSPAKYGIVPELVSRESLSRANGQLESLTWLAVILGTGLASALPLLTGGSYPLAAASCLAIAAAGLACSLPIRRTRPAGSAEGGSLRPITESLAVIKRLRGDGYLLLAVAGSAWFMFIGAFFQLNLIPFGIDTLGLSQQQGGALFLAAALGIGSGAFLAGRLSGRNIEFGVVPVGALGLTLAAWALAGSASLGSAVPAILLAGLGAGLFIVPLHAFIQWRSPRAELGRILAASNVLGWFGVLAASGAVYLFAEVLGWSASRGFAAIGLLTAALTLAAFAALPDFFLRFVNLLIMRLAYRVKSHGAENVPSEGGALLVANHVSWIDALLLSATTQRRIRFMMEREIYHWRLLGPLFRLMGVIPVSSKDAPRQIATSLRQARSALDDGYLVCIFAEGALTRTGQLGPFKPGLERIVRGSGHPIIPIHIGGLWGSLFSYARHRKCSLRPGPVAIHFGSPLPPGSQAAAVRQAVVELSCAWLEQLPSAPSLGAAFIRSARRHWSRKALADTSGKQLSYGRALAGAIALGRELERAGANQPMIGILLPPSAGGALANLAVTLRGQVPVNLNYTASVEAFRSAMEQCELRTVITSRAVMERFPQLPVGERALFIEDLAARLSPARKFRALLAARCAPQSQIIGSPRRDELATVIFSSGSTGDPKGVMLSHRNLLANIESLRLLLSPESSDNICAALPLFHSFGFTGTLWLPLLCGFSAVYHSNPLEGASIAAAVREHRSTLLMATPTFLGAYLRKASREDFASLRLVITGAEKLKAKLADSFERKFGIRPLEGYGATELAPVTAVNLPDVCIGGVAQNGGKPGSVGRPLPGVAVRTVDPETGRALPPGENGLILVRGANVMRGYLGRPEKTAEALREGWYVTGDIGHLDAEGFLHITDRLARFSKIGGEMVPHLAVEEALQGGLNTAEPAVAVTAVPDNQRGEKLVVIHTPGAGGVEKLRKIMEGSALPNLWRPGRGAYIEVAELPLLGSGKLDLGRLKQIAMEGMVEKAVG; encoded by the coding sequence ATGCTTGACCACAAAGAAAAAATCCGTTCCAGCTTTGCCTGGCTCAACGCCACCCAGTTCCTGGGGGTGCTCAACGACAACATCTTCAAACTGTTCATCGTCTTTTTCCTGATCGACCATTTCGGCGCCGAGGCCGCCAGCCGGGTGACCGCCATCGCCGGGGCGGTCTTCGTGGTCCCCTTCCTGGCGCTGTCGCCGCTGGCAGGGCGGCTGGCCGATCGCCTCGGCAAGCGCAGCATCATCGTCGCCGCCAAGGCCGGCGAAGTCGCGGTCATGGCCTGCGGCGCCCTGGCGTTCATCCTGCAATCCCCCCTCGGGCTGTATGCCGCCCTCTTCCTGATGGCGGCCCAGAGCGCCCTGTTCAGCCCGGCCAAGTACGGCATCGTGCCGGAACTGGTCAGCCGCGAGAGCCTGAGCCGGGCCAACGGGCAACTGGAATCGCTGACCTGGCTGGCGGTCATCCTCGGCACCGGCCTGGCCTCGGCGCTGCCGCTGCTGACCGGCGGTAGCTACCCCCTGGCGGCTGCCTCCTGCCTGGCGATTGCGGCCGCCGGCCTGGCCTGCAGCCTGCCGATCCGGCGAACCCGGCCCGCCGGCAGCGCGGAAGGCGGCTCCCTGCGCCCCATCACCGAGTCCCTGGCGGTAATCAAGCGCCTGCGCGGCGACGGCTACCTGCTGCTGGCGGTGGCCGGCAGCGCCTGGTTCATGTTCATCGGCGCCTTTTTCCAGCTCAACCTGATCCCCTTTGGCATCGACACCCTGGGCCTCAGTCAGCAGCAGGGCGGCGCCCTGTTTCTAGCCGCCGCCCTGGGCATCGGCAGCGGGGCCTTTCTGGCCGGGCGCCTCTCGGGCCGCAACATCGAGTTCGGCGTCGTCCCGGTGGGCGCTTTGGGCTTGACCCTGGCCGCCTGGGCGCTCGCCGGCAGCGCCAGCCTGGGTTCCGCGGTCCCGGCGATCCTTCTCGCCGGCCTGGGAGCGGGGCTGTTCATCGTCCCCCTGCACGCCTTCATCCAGTGGCGCAGCCCCCGGGCCGAACTCGGCCGCATCCTGGCGGCAAGCAACGTGCTGGGCTGGTTCGGCGTGCTGGCCGCCTCCGGCGCCGTCTACCTGTTCGCCGAGGTCCTCGGCTGGTCGGCAAGCCGGGGCTTTGCGGCCATCGGCCTGCTGACTGCCGCCCTTACCCTGGCCGCCTTCGCTGCCTTGCCCGACTTCTTCCTGCGCTTCGTCAACCTGCTGATCATGCGCCTGGCCTACCGGGTCAAAAGCCACGGGGCGGAAAACGTTCCCAGCGAAGGGGGCGCCCTGCTGGTCGCCAACCATGTCTCCTGGATCGATGCCCTGCTGCTTTCGGCCACCACCCAGCGCCGCATCCGCTTCATGATGGAGCGGGAAATCTACCACTGGCGTCTGCTGGGACCGTTGTTCCGCCTGATGGGCGTGATCCCCGTCTCCTCCAAGGATGCCCCCCGGCAGATCGCGACTTCCCTGCGCCAGGCCCGCTCCGCCCTCGACGATGGCTACCTGGTCTGCATCTTCGCCGAGGGGGCCCTGACCCGCACCGGCCAGCTCGGCCCCTTCAAGCCGGGCCTGGAGCGCATCGTGCGCGGCAGCGGCCACCCGATCATCCCGATCCACATCGGCGGCCTCTGGGGAAGCCTGTTCAGCTACGCCCGTCACCGCAAATGCTCCCTGCGCCCGGGCCCCGTCGCCATCCATTTCGGTTCGCCCCTCCCCCCGGGCTCCCAGGCTGCGGCAGTGCGCCAGGCGGTGGTGGAACTCTCCTGCGCCTGGCTGGAGCAGCTCCCGAGCGCCCCATCCCTGGGCGCGGCCTTCATCCGCAGCGCCCGACGCCACTGGAGCCGCAAGGCCCTGGCCGACACCAGCGGCAAGCAGCTCAGCTACGGGCGCGCCCTGGCGGGGGCCATCGCCCTGGGACGGGAACTCGAACGTGCCGGCGCCAACCAACCGATGATCGGCATTCTCCTGCCCCCTTCGGCCGGCGGCGCCCTGGCCAACCTGGCGGTTACCCTGCGCGGTCAGGTGCCGGTCAACCTCAATTACACCGCCTCGGTGGAGGCGTTCCGCTCGGCCATGGAGCAGTGCGAGCTACGCACAGTCATCACCTCACGGGCGGTCATGGAGCGCTTTCCCCAACTGCCGGTGGGCGAGCGGGCCCTGTTCATCGAAGACCTGGCGGCGCGGCTCAGCCCCGCCCGGAAATTCCGCGCCCTGCTGGCCGCCCGCTGCGCCCCGCAAAGCCAGATCATCGGCTCGCCCCGCCGGGACGAACTGGCGACGGTCATCTTCTCTTCGGGGAGCACCGGCGACCCCAAGGGGGTGATGCTCAGCCACCGCAACCTCCTCGCCAACATCGAGTCCCTGCGCCTGCTGCTGAGTCCGGAGAGCTCCGACAACATCTGCGCGGCGCTCCCCCTCTTCCACTCTTTCGGCTTCACCGGCACCCTCTGGCTGCCGCTGCTGTGCGGCTTCTCAGCTGTCTACCACAGCAATCCCCTGGAGGGGGCGAGCATCGCCGCGGCGGTACGCGAACACCGCTCCACCCTACTGATGGCCACCCCGACCTTCCTCGGCGCCTACCTGCGCAAGGCTTCCCGGGAGGACTTCGCCTCGCTGCGCCTGGTGATCACCGGCGCGGAAAAGCTCAAGGCCAAGCTCGCCGATTCCTTCGAACGCAAGTTCGGCATTCGCCCCCTCGAAGGCTACGGAGCCACGGAGCTCGCCCCGGTTACCGCGGTCAACCTGCCCGACGTCTGCATCGGCGGAGTCGCCCAGAACGGAGGCAAACCCGGCAGCGTCGGCCGTCCCCTGCCCGGCGTGGCGGTGCGCACCGTCGACCCGGAAACCGGCCGAGCGCTGCCGCCTGGCGAAAACGGCCTGATCCTGGTCCGCGGCGCCAACGTCATGCGCGGCTACCTGGGGCGGCCTGAGAAAACCGCCGAAGCCCTGCGTGAGGGCTGGTACGTCACCGGCGACATCGGCCACCTGGATGCCGAGGGGTTTCTGCACATCACCGACCGCTTGGCACGCTTCAGCAAGATTGGCGGCGAGATGGTGCCTCACCTTGCCGTGGAGGAAGCCCTGCAGGGGGGATTGAACACCGCCGAACCGGCCGTGGCGGTCACCGCGGTTCCCGACAATCAGCGCGGGGAAAAACTGGTTGTGATTCACACCCCTGGGGCAGGCGGGGTCGAGAAGTTGAGGAAAATCATGGAGGGGAGCGCCCTGCCCAATCTCTGGAGGCCGGGACGAGGTGCCTACATCGAAGTTGCCGAGTTGCCCCTTCTGGGCAGCGGCAAGCTCGACCTGGGCCGATTGAAACAGATCGCGATGGAGGGAATGGTGGAAAAGGCAGTGGGCTGA
- a CDS encoding amidohydrolase family protein — MSYLLSLFLLCLLTLGAAIARPAKAEELGKETRPLPVIDMHAHIAGIGAGGSGCYVSPGLRDNWRYAIYLKAFGVTREELEREGDRITFEKVSGALEASREVDGAVILALDGVVNEAGELDLERTEVYIPNEFVARETARYANLHFGASVNPYRRDALARLEQAKADGAVLVKWLPAIQRIDPSDPRLAPFYLKLKELDLPLLVHTGAERSFSRADHRLGDPQLLRQPLELGVTVIAAHVATTGRTDGETDFDRLLRLFPKYPSLYADISSLTQLNKLWYLPKVLEHPEIHDRLLYGTDFPLIETGLLGVKLVSPWYFPFRLGWGQMRGISGIENPWDRDVALKQALGFGPGIFTRPASLLKIHRTGEPWHAGPGRF, encoded by the coding sequence ATGAGCTATCTGCTGTCGCTGTTTCTGCTCTGCCTTCTCACCCTCGGCGCCGCCATCGCCAGGCCGGCGAAAGCGGAGGAGCTCGGCAAGGAGACCCGCCCCCTGCCGGTGATCGACATGCACGCCCACATCGCCGGCATCGGCGCCGGGGGCAGCGGCTGCTACGTTTCTCCCGGCCTGCGCGACAACTGGCGCTACGCCATCTACCTCAAGGCCTTCGGCGTCACCCGGGAGGAACTGGAGCGCGAGGGCGACCGCATCACCTTCGAAAAAGTCTCCGGCGCCCTTGAAGCCTCCCGGGAAGTGGACGGCGCGGTCATCCTCGCTCTGGACGGGGTGGTCAACGAGGCGGGCGAACTCGACCTGGAGCGCACCGAGGTCTACATCCCCAACGAGTTCGTCGCCCGGGAGACGGCCCGCTACGCCAACCTGCACTTCGGCGCCAGCGTCAACCCCTACCGCCGCGACGCCCTGGCGCGGCTCGAGCAGGCCAAGGCCGACGGGGCGGTACTGGTCAAGTGGCTGCCGGCGATCCAGCGCATCGACCCCTCCGACCCCAGGCTCGCCCCCTTTTACCTCAAGCTCAAGGAGTTGGACCTGCCCCTGCTGGTGCACACCGGCGCCGAGCGCTCCTTCTCCCGGGCCGATCACCGCCTCGGCGACCCGCAACTGCTGCGCCAGCCCCTGGAGCTGGGCGTCACGGTGATCGCCGCCCATGTCGCCACCACGGGCAGAACCGACGGCGAGACCGACTTCGACCGGCTGCTGAGGCTGTTTCCCAAGTACCCCAGCCTCTACGCCGACATCTCCAGCCTGACCCAGCTCAACAAGCTCTGGTACCTGCCCAAGGTGCTCGAGCATCCCGAAATCCACGACCGGCTGCTCTACGGCACCGACTTCCCGCTGATCGAAACCGGGCTGCTGGGAGTGAAGCTGGTATCCCCCTGGTATTTCCCGTTTCGGTTGGGATGGGGGCAGATGCGCGGCATCTCCGGCATCGAAAATCCCTGGGACCGGGATGTGGCGCTCAAGCAGGCGCTTGGCTTCGGGCCGGGGATCTTCACCCGGCCTGCCTCGTTGCTGAAAATTCACCGAACTGGGGAACCATGGCACGCAGGCCCCGGCCGCTTCTGA
- the rrtA gene encoding rhombosortase yields MLIFILALCNLGLLKGAPAIDLIFLPEAVADGQWWRLFSWPLVHVSLYHLLLDGSAFLLLYRGLDQPRGARRLFYLAATGLGSLLLPLAVSTEIYRIGLCGLSGIAHGLLGITALELLAGQPRRSTLHRGGALLLVGLTAKCLLEMITGEVLFAGLHFGTVGTPLVATHAGGLLGGLVGHGLPAALKGLRSDTMNA; encoded by the coding sequence GTGCTCATCTTCATCCTGGCACTATGCAATTTAGGCCTTCTGAAAGGCGCCCCGGCAATCGACCTCATCTTTCTTCCAGAAGCTGTCGCAGACGGCCAGTGGTGGCGGCTGTTCAGCTGGCCCTTGGTCCATGTCAGCCTCTACCACCTGCTTCTCGACGGCAGCGCCTTCCTGCTGCTTTACCGCGGTCTGGATCAGCCCCGCGGCGCCAGGCGCCTGTTCTACCTGGCGGCAACCGGCCTGGGGAGCCTGCTGCTGCCCCTGGCGGTATCAACCGAGATTTACCGCATCGGCCTGTGCGGCCTCAGCGGCATCGCCCATGGCCTGCTGGGCATCACCGCGCTGGAGCTGCTGGCCGGCCAGCCGCGCAGGTCCACGCTGCATCGCGGCGGGGCCCTGCTGCTGGTCGGGCTGACCGCGAAGTGCCTCCTGGAGATGATCACCGGTGAAGTGCTCTTCGCCGGCCTGCACTTCGGGACGGTGGGGACTCCGCTGGTCGCGACCCACGCCGGGGGGCTGCTGGGGGGACTGGTCGGCCATGGCTTGCCGGCGGCCCTGAAGGGCCTCCGATCCGATACAATGAACGCATAA
- a CDS encoding VIT domain-containing protein has protein sequence MTLTSAQSRTTWHRRLWISVAAALFTILLCVSTIPAQAAGLLKPLGGGDAASLSISSHRVDVVINNGYARTEVDQTFANSADRDLEALYTFPLPKQASLSELSLWVNGQEWLGEVVEKERAKKIYQEQQAQGNDTALAEKDDFKSFDVRIGRVPAGGEARVRLVYYQPLEIDLNVGRYLYPLAEGNVDEERIAFWSEDDRVDGPFSFHLTLKSAFPVKDVRLAGYQNEALIQQTSGMGADGSAGDIYEVTLNKEAGGDLSRDLAFYYRLDDSAPARVELIPYRDDPQQDGTFMLVVTPAADLQRISEGSDWIFVLDVSGSMGGHKIATLADGVARVLGKMSPNDRFRIVTFNDRALELTPGYVQATPDQVQQWIAAVKSLQANGGTNLFAGLERAYHGLDDDRTSGVILVTDGVANIGHTEHREFLKLLKTYDLRLFTFVIGNGANQPLLDRLARDSGGFAMNLSDSDDITGRLIQAKAKVLHQALHDVDLKFKGEKVRDLTQATIGNLYLGQQLVMFGRYSGSGEVGIELQAKISGQERTWSTTALLPEIDRDNPEIERLWALSKIEGAMEQIRETGETEPLRRQIVELGTEYSLVTDYTSMLVVQDVVLENEGIAKRNADRVQRERAAQQQRENAPVKNYQVDRSSGSGGMFKGLPSPGIGSGPVGPLFIGVLAWLNRRKRNLK, from the coding sequence ATGACACTCACATCCGCCCAATCCCGAACAACCTGGCACCGGCGATTATGGATTTCCGTCGCCGCCGCTCTCTTCACCATTCTGCTCTGCGTCAGCACCATCCCCGCCCAGGCCGCAGGCTTGCTCAAACCCCTCGGCGGCGGCGATGCCGCCAGCCTGAGCATCAGCAGCCACCGGGTCGACGTGGTCATCAACAACGGCTACGCTCGCACCGAGGTCGACCAGACCTTCGCCAACAGCGCCGACCGCGACCTCGAGGCACTCTACACCTTTCCGCTGCCCAAGCAGGCGAGCCTCTCGGAGCTCTCGCTGTGGGTCAACGGCCAGGAGTGGCTCGGCGAGGTCGTGGAGAAAGAGCGGGCGAAAAAGATCTACCAGGAGCAGCAGGCCCAGGGCAACGACACCGCCCTGGCGGAAAAGGACGATTTCAAGAGCTTCGATGTGCGCATCGGCCGGGTGCCCGCGGGCGGCGAGGCCAGGGTGCGGCTGGTCTATTACCAGCCATTGGAGATCGACCTGAATGTCGGCCGCTATCTCTACCCGCTGGCCGAGGGGAACGTGGACGAGGAGCGCATCGCCTTCTGGTCGGAGGACGATCGGGTTGACGGCCCCTTCTCCTTCCACCTCACCCTCAAATCGGCCTTCCCGGTCAAAGACGTGCGCCTGGCCGGCTATCAGAACGAGGCCTTGATCCAGCAGACCTCGGGGATGGGCGCGGACGGCTCCGCGGGGGACATCTACGAGGTGACCCTGAACAAGGAAGCCGGCGGCGACCTCTCCCGCGACCTAGCCTTCTACTACCGCCTCGACGACAGCGCCCCGGCCCGGGTGGAGCTGATCCCCTACCGTGACGACCCGCAACAGGACGGCACCTTCATGCTGGTGGTCACCCCGGCCGCCGACCTGCAGCGCATCAGCGAGGGGAGCGACTGGATCTTCGTGCTCGACGTCTCGGGGAGCATGGGCGGCCACAAGATCGCCACCCTGGCCGACGGCGTCGCCCGCGTACTCGGCAAGATGAGCCCCAACGACCGCTTCCGCATCGTCACCTTCAACGACCGCGCCCTGGAGCTCACCCCCGGCTATGTCCAGGCCACCCCGGACCAGGTGCAGCAGTGGATCGCCGCGGTCAAGAGCCTGCAGGCGAACGGAGGCACCAACCTGTTCGCCGGCCTGGAACGGGCCTACCACGGCCTCGACGACGACCGCACCTCGGGGGTCATCCTCGTCACCGACGGGGTCGCCAACATCGGTCACACCGAGCACCGCGAATTCCTCAAGCTGCTCAAGACCTACGACCTGCGCCTGTTCACCTTCGTCATCGGCAACGGCGCCAACCAGCCCCTGCTCGACCGGCTGGCCAGGGATTCGGGAGGCTTTGCCATGAACCTCTCGGACAGCGACGACATCACCGGCCGACTGATCCAGGCCAAAGCCAAGGTGCTGCACCAGGCCCTGCACGATGTGGATCTCAAATTCAAGGGCGAAAAGGTCCGCGACCTGACCCAGGCGACCATCGGCAACCTCTACCTGGGCCAGCAGCTGGTCATGTTCGGCCGCTACAGCGGCAGCGGCGAGGTGGGGATCGAACTGCAGGCGAAGATCTCCGGGCAGGAGAGAACCTGGTCCACCACCGCCCTGCTCCCCGAGATCGACCGGGACAACCCCGAGATCGAGCGGCTCTGGGCCCTCTCCAAGATCGAAGGCGCCATGGAGCAGATCCGCGAAACCGGCGAAACCGAACCGCTGCGCAGGCAGATCGTCGAACTGGGCACCGAGTATTCGCTGGTCACCGACTACACCTCGATGCTGGTGGTGCAGGACGTGGTGCTGGAAAACGAAGGGATTGCCAAGCGCAACGCCGACCGCGTGCAGCGCGAGCGGGCCGCCCAGCAGCAACGGGAAAATGCCCCGGTGAAAAATTACCAGGTGGATCGTTCCTCGGGCAGCGGCGGGATGTTCAAGGGTCTGCCCTCCCCCGGGATCGGGTCCGGACCGGTCGGGCCGCTGTTCATCGGCGTACTTGCCTGGTTGAACAGACGAAAGAGAAATTTGAAATAG
- a CDS encoding sigma 54-interacting transcriptional regulator, giving the protein MARKDQLSAAEREFFGRVARAAFSNPFGAERLQLDREIAGVGGRLAQPELIRRTMARIREAVGALEEQGRADLRRFSGDDRELLRSALLFEAFHRHAAEFDQLIRQQVADGEEPCAVPFAKEVLALLARRGLSAEEARRTFAFFFQMRRAFYFIAHGLVGTSPCMGEFRRHLWNNVFTHDIRWYERHLWNRMEDFSTLLLGETGTGKGAAAAAIGRSGFIPFDEARGRFAESFTRNFVSINLSQYPEALIESELFGHKKGAFTGAIDHHRGIFARCSAHGAIFLDEIGDVSVPVQIKLLQILQERTFSPVGSHEKQRFSGRVIAATNRPLEKLREQGEFRDDFFYRLSSDVIAVPSLLQRLQEDPRELEVLLELVVERTIGEGSAELVSLVKESLAAEPGPGYGWPGNVRELEQAVRRILLTRSYRGELPVAPGDLRGRLLAAVDGGTLDAQGLLAGYCALLYRRLGTYEQVAKVTGLDRRTVKKYVLAGDAG; this is encoded by the coding sequence ATGGCCAGAAAAGACCAGTTGAGCGCCGCCGAGCGCGAATTCTTCGGCCGGGTCGCCCGGGCCGCCTTCAGCAATCCCTTCGGGGCCGAACGGTTGCAGCTCGACCGGGAGATCGCCGGGGTCGGCGGCCGCCTGGCCCAGCCCGAGCTGATCCGGCGCACCATGGCCCGGATCCGCGAGGCCGTAGGCGCCCTCGAGGAGCAGGGGCGGGCCGACCTGCGCCGCTTTTCCGGCGATGACCGGGAGCTGCTGCGCTCGGCACTGCTGTTCGAGGCCTTTCACCGCCATGCCGCCGAGTTCGACCAGTTGATCCGGCAGCAGGTTGCCGACGGCGAGGAGCCCTGCGCCGTCCCCTTCGCCAAAGAGGTGCTGGCGCTGCTGGCCCGTCGGGGGCTTTCGGCCGAGGAGGCGCGCCGCACCTTCGCCTTCTTCTTTCAGATGCGGAGGGCCTTTTACTTCATCGCCCACGGCCTGGTGGGGACCAGCCCCTGCATGGGCGAATTCCGCCGGCACCTGTGGAACAACGTCTTCACCCACGACATCCGCTGGTACGAGCGCCATCTCTGGAATCGGATGGAGGACTTCTCCACCCTGCTGCTCGGCGAAACCGGCACCGGCAAGGGGGCGGCGGCCGCCGCCATCGGCCGCTCGGGGTTCATCCCCTTCGATGAAGCGCGCGGCCGCTTCGCCGAAAGCTTCACCCGCAACTTCGTCAGCATCAACCTCTCCCAGTATCCCGAGGCGCTCATCGAATCGGAGCTTTTCGGCCACAAGAAAGGCGCCTTCACCGGCGCCATCGACCACCATCGGGGCATCTTCGCCCGCTGCTCCGCCCACGGGGCGATCTTTCTAGACGAGATCGGCGACGTCAGCGTGCCGGTGCAGATCAAGCTGCTGCAGATCCTCCAGGAGCGGACCTTCTCGCCGGTGGGCAGCCATGAAAAACAGCGCTTTTCCGGGCGGGTGATCGCCGCCACCAACCGTCCCCTGGAAAAGCTGCGCGAGCAGGGGGAGTTTCGCGACGACTTCTTCTACCGCCTCAGCTCGGACGTCATCGCCGTCCCCAGCCTGCTCCAGCGCCTGCAGGAGGACCCGCGCGAACTGGAGGTGCTGCTCGAGCTGGTGGTGGAGCGCACCATCGGCGAGGGGTCGGCGGAGCTGGTGAGCCTGGTCAAGGAGTCGCTGGCCGCCGAGCCGGGGCCCGGTTACGGTTGGCCGGGCAACGTGCGGGAGCTGGAGCAGGCGGTGCGGCGCATCCTGCTGACCCGCAGCTACCGCGGGGAGCTGCCCGTGGCGCCGGGCGATCTGCGCGGCCGGCTGCTGGCGGCGGTGGACGGCGGCACGCTGGATGCCCAGGGGCTGCTGGCCGGGTATTGCGCCCTGCTCTATCGCCGGCTGGGGACCTACGAGCAGGTGGCGAAGGTTACGGGGCTGGATCGGCGCACGGTGAAGAAATACGTGCTGGCGGGGGATGCGGGGTAG
- a CDS encoding macro domain-containing protein: MRETTGDLWDYLGEAVVTVTTNGHVNRKGECPMPRGCARQARERFPDLPLRLGRRIGETGNHVYDLGEGIVNFPVEHHWLENPDLRLIERSARELRELADAKGWREIVVPRPGCGGGGLDWAQVRPLLEKHFDDRFLVISAP, encoded by the coding sequence ATGCGGGAAACTACCGGAGATTTGTGGGACTACCTGGGGGAGGCGGTGGTGACGGTCACCACCAACGGCCACGTCAACCGCAAGGGGGAGTGCCCCATGCCGCGCGGCTGCGCCCGGCAGGCTCGGGAGCGGTTTCCCGACCTGCCGCTGCGCCTGGGCCGGCGGATCGGGGAGACGGGCAATCACGTGTACGACCTGGGCGAGGGCATCGTCAACTTCCCGGTGGAGCACCACTGGCTGGAAAATCCCGACCTGCGCCTGATCGAGCGCTCGGCCCGGGAACTGCGGGAGCTGGCCGACGCCAAGGGCTGGCGGGAGATCGTCGTGCCCCGCCCCGGCTGCGGTGGGGGCGGACTGGACTGGGCCCAGGTCAGACCGCTGCTGGAAAAGCACTTCGACGACCGCTTCCTGGTCATCTCCGCCCCCTGA
- a CDS encoding J domain-containing protein translates to MDFEELRQALIIFNLSERASLEEIKDRYRELVKRHHPDRETGEDSERIRAITAAYRTLRKYCGQYRYCFSREEFYEQYPVERLRAQFGYDPLWGGRGPEKE, encoded by the coding sequence ATGGATTTCGAGGAACTGAGGCAGGCGCTAATCATTTTCAACCTTTCCGAGCGGGCCAGCCTGGAGGAGATCAAGGACCGCTACCGGGAGCTGGTGAAGCGCCACCACCCCGACAGGGAAACCGGTGAGGACTCGGAAAGGATCCGGGCAATCACCGCCGCCTACCGCACCCTGCGGAAATACTGCGGGCAGTACCGGTACTGCTTCTCCCGGGAGGAATTCTATGAACAATACCCCGTCGAGCGCCTGCGGGCCCAGTTCGGTTACGATCCGCTGTGGGGCGGCAGGGGGCCGGAGAAGGAGTAA